The Deinococcus proteolyticus MRP genome includes a window with the following:
- a CDS encoding FeoA family protein produces the protein MTTPHPRYTAAQLPAGQPAHVVAVTRDHPLRRRLLELGCIRGAPIQVLRTAPGGDPVELRLGGTDLALRRADLAAIEVSLPAEVSE, from the coding sequence ATGACCACACCACATCCCAGATACACTGCCGCCCAGCTTCCCGCCGGTCAGCCGGCCCACGTGGTTGCCGTGACCCGCGACCATCCCCTGCGCCGGCGCCTGCTGGAACTGGGCTGTATCCGGGGGGCGCCCATTCAGGTGCTGCGGACCGCCCCCGGCGGCGACCCGGTGGAACTGCGGCTGGGCGGCACCGACCTGGCACTGCGCCGCGCCGACCTGGCCGCAATAGAGGTCAGTCTGCCGGCGGAGGTCAGCGAATGA
- a CDS encoding carbon starvation CstA family protein yields the protein MVTFVLSLVILVVGYFTYGAWIERMFHARDERPTPALTHADGVDYVPMGAGRNSLIQLLNIAGVGPIFGPIMGALYGPVAFLWIVFGAIFAGAVHDYLTGMISIRNGGAHLPALAEKYLGKALRHVVNGFALLLLVLVGTVFVTAPAGLIVGITPEWVTVGVVTVAIFIYYILATLLPVDQIIGRLYPAFGLMLLISAVGIGGSLILRGAPIPELTLQNLHPDNVPIFPLLFLTISCGALSGFHATQSPIISRTTQREGQGRTIFYGMMITEAVIAMIWAAAAMSLFDGQSLSALLKDGGPAAVVSQVATTTLGAVGGTLAIIGVIVLPITSGDTAFRSARMIIADYLKIGQKAIGKRLMIALPMFVIAAALTQVDFNILWRYFSWANQSTAMIALWVGAMYLALSRKNFWPALLPAMFMTAVTSTYILNAPIGFGLERTLSIAGGLLITALLTGAFFTGTRRQLAGSGPEGVPVDEPVPTRLARAPAGD from the coding sequence ATGGTGACCTTTGTGTTGTCGCTGGTCATTCTGGTGGTGGGCTATTTCACCTACGGGGCCTGGATTGAGCGGATGTTCCATGCCAGAGACGAGCGCCCTACGCCGGCACTGACACATGCGGACGGCGTAGATTACGTGCCGATGGGCGCAGGCCGCAATTCGCTGATTCAGCTGCTGAATATTGCTGGCGTCGGTCCTATTTTCGGGCCGATTATGGGGGCGCTGTACGGGCCGGTCGCTTTCCTGTGGATTGTGTTCGGGGCGATTTTCGCCGGAGCGGTCCACGACTACCTGACCGGCATGATTTCCATCCGTAACGGTGGAGCGCACCTGCCCGCGCTGGCCGAGAAGTACCTGGGCAAAGCCCTGCGCCACGTGGTGAACGGCTTCGCGCTGCTGCTGCTGGTGCTGGTAGGCACCGTGTTCGTGACGGCGCCGGCCGGACTGATTGTGGGCATCACGCCCGAGTGGGTCACGGTGGGCGTGGTTACGGTGGCCATCTTCATTTATTACATCCTGGCGACCCTGCTGCCGGTGGACCAGATTATCGGGCGGCTGTACCCGGCCTTCGGGCTGATGCTGCTGATCAGCGCCGTGGGCATCGGCGGTTCGCTGATTCTGCGCGGCGCTCCTATCCCGGAGCTGACCCTGCAGAACCTGCACCCGGACAACGTCCCCATTTTCCCGCTGCTGTTCCTGACCATCTCGTGCGGAGCGCTGTCGGGCTTTCACGCCACGCAGTCACCCATCATCTCGCGCACCACGCAGCGTGAAGGCCAGGGCCGCACCATCTTCTACGGCATGATGATCACCGAAGCCGTGATTGCCATGATCTGGGCTGCCGCCGCCATGAGCCTGTTCGACGGCCAGAGCCTCAGCGCCCTGCTGAAAGACGGAGGCCCCGCCGCTGTGGTCAGCCAGGTGGCGACCACCACGCTGGGCGCAGTTGGCGGCACGCTGGCGATTATCGGAGTGATCGTGCTGCCCATCACCTCGGGCGACACGGCCTTCCGCAGCGCCCGCATGATTATCGCGGACTACCTGAAAATCGGCCAGAAGGCCATCGGCAAGCGGCTGATGATTGCGCTGCCCATGTTCGTGATCGCCGCCGCGCTGACTCAGGTGGACTTCAATATCCTGTGGCGCTACTTCTCGTGGGCCAACCAGTCCACCGCCATGATCGCGCTGTGGGTGGGGGCCATGTACCTGGCGCTGTCGCGTAAGAATTTCTGGCCCGCGCTGCTGCCTGCCATGTTCATGACGGCCGTGACTTCGACCTACATTCTGAACGCTCCCATCGGCTTCGGGCTGGAGCGCACGCTGTCTATCGCAGGTGGCCTGCTGATCACGGCGCTGCTGACCGGCGCTTTCTTCACCGGCACCCGCCGCCAGCTGGCCGGCAGCGGCCCCGAGGGCGTGCCGGTAGACGAGCCGGTGCCCACGCGCCTGGCCCGGGCGCCCGCGGGCGACTGA
- a CDS encoding LysR family transcriptional regulator: MKISSDQLVAFSVVAELGSVSRAAERLNLSQPTVSSQLRALQEQFGEPLYRRRAHGVELTPAGEGLLPHAHAVAHALRQVGDHIAGVQERPERILRLGVSYSLGRRSYGLVTGGAAQRLQLQLLAGDSTTLAGLVMTGDLDAALVLGPIGMPPGKVDLHQTGEDELVAALPAGHPLADLRYAPLQALREETFLWAGRTSSVRRQSDRLLQEAGLTPHSLELGSLIAVREALLDGHGVALLPREFVQRERDLGLLTTLGLEAPLVGISQLLVTPPAATQGAEHRALSAFLREAGRTRG; encoded by the coding sequence ATGAAAATCAGTTCGGACCAACTGGTGGCTTTTTCGGTGGTGGCCGAGCTGGGCAGTGTCAGCCGGGCCGCCGAGCGGCTAAACCTCAGCCAGCCCACGGTCAGCAGTCAGCTGCGGGCCCTGCAGGAGCAGTTCGGTGAGCCGCTGTACCGCCGCCGCGCCCATGGGGTGGAGCTGACCCCGGCCGGCGAGGGCCTGCTGCCCCACGCCCACGCCGTGGCCCACGCCCTGCGGCAGGTGGGCGACCACATCGCGGGGGTGCAGGAGCGGCCTGAACGCATCCTGCGGCTGGGGGTGTCCTACTCGCTGGGGCGGCGCTCCTACGGACTGGTCACGGGGGGCGCGGCGCAGCGCCTGCAGCTGCAACTGCTGGCCGGCGATTCCACCACCCTGGCCGGCCTGGTCATGACCGGCGACCTGGACGCGGCGCTGGTGCTGGGGCCCATAGGGATGCCGCCGGGCAAGGTGGACCTGCACCAGACCGGCGAGGATGAGCTGGTGGCCGCGCTGCCTGCCGGGCATCCGCTCGCAGACCTGCGCTACGCTCCACTGCAGGCGCTACGCGAGGAAACTTTTCTGTGGGCCGGGCGCACTTCGTCGGTGCGGCGGCAATCGGACCGGCTGCTGCAGGAGGCGGGCCTGACACCACACAGCCTGGAACTGGGCAGCCTGATTGCGGTGCGCGAGGCCCTGCTGGACGGCCACGGCGTGGCGTTGCTGCCCCGCGAGTTCGTGCAGCGCGAGCGTGACCTGGGCCTCCTGACCACCCTGGGCCTGGAAGCACCGCTGGTGGGCATCAGCCAGCTGCTGGTCACGCCGCCCGCCGCCACCCAGGGAGCCGAACACCGGGCGCTGAGTGCCTTCTTGCGGGAAGCAGGCCGGACGCGGGGCTGA
- a CDS encoding MarR family winged helix-turn-helix transcriptional regulator, with protein sequence MSSPRSSAPESPLAPAQLQDAQILRFLGGLWQLNRRLKADVLPLLTPLGLDLRLYFILLTIRRGQVHPKTIAAALDFPASLLSRYLDQLRTLGFVERQLDPADSRRIVLHVTPAGHQALESAMDAIKHNTRERLGQLEPGRLSALIDAIEVLSDLNLTSHPGQLPSKEQP encoded by the coding sequence ATGTCTTCTCCACGTTCTTCTGCTCCTGAATCTCCACTGGCTCCCGCTCAGCTGCAAGACGCCCAGATCCTGCGGTTCCTGGGTGGGCTGTGGCAGCTCAACCGCCGCCTCAAGGCCGATGTGCTGCCGCTGCTGACCCCGCTCGGGCTGGATCTGCGGCTGTACTTCATCCTGCTGACCATTCGGCGGGGGCAGGTGCACCCCAAGACCATCGCCGCCGCCCTGGATTTTCCCGCCAGCCTGCTGAGCCGCTACCTGGACCAGCTGCGCACCCTGGGCTTCGTGGAGCGGCAGCTGGACCCGGCCGATTCACGCCGCATCGTGTTGCACGTGACCCCGGCCGGCCATCAGGCACTGGAGAGCGCCATGGACGCCATCAAACACAACACCAGAGAGCGGCTCGGCCAGCTGGAACCTGGGCGCCTGAGCGCTCTGATCGACGCGATCGAAGTGCTTTCGGACCTGAACCTGACCAGCCATCCCGGCCAACTTCCCTCCAAGGAGCAACCATGA
- a CDS encoding MDR family MFS transporter, whose product MTTLSKTPSGPDSVPAPDTQPHYTDAERKTTLTGLMVVFLLAALSQTIVGTAMPRIIEDLQGFSLYAWVTTAYLLASTVMVPIYGKLSDLYGRKPILIFGIVVFLLGSALSGLAGEPWLGHFLGGGMNQLIAARAVAGFGGAALFTITFTILADMFDPAERAKFGGLFGAIFGLSAVVGPVVGGFLTDALSWRWTFFVNLPLGLFALFLIASRMPRIGHRTGGKIDFLGALFILGATIPLLLALTWGGVTYPWDSPTILGLLGGALVSLLAFLFAESRASDPIIPLGLFRVPMFSIGNLAAFVVGMAFFGVVMFLPLYMQMVLGVSPTASGMSMLPLMAGLMGSSILAGNIVAKNGAYKPWMIGGGLLLMLGLWTLTGLQADTTLPELYWRMFLVGLGLGPAQSLFTLAIQNAVSVRELGVATSSSQFFRQIGSTIGAALFGTLLMNNLHTELPKHLPAIPGAEVNAANMDLGALRAAGSGQGGPGEKIKAAFAEQYTLIEKALDGDQAAAQAVAANPQMPNELKTLVGGGLRAQVHDKLSTQAAAIKAALSQGEAGRQALLNNAETPQALKTQLQALPAQALATPQGASAVAAQVSQGVLAQEDAAYEQAKTQALASIKTKLDEQGTRLADEVNTGLKEGFTAAMTRMFGSAIWIAALAFLITLFVPVLPLVSRRTSQGNAAAEEVEAVKS is encoded by the coding sequence ATGACGACCCTTTCCAAGACCCCCAGCGGTCCTGACTCTGTGCCTGCGCCCGATACGCAGCCCCACTACACCGACGCCGAGCGCAAAACCACCCTGACCGGCTTGATGGTGGTCTTCCTGCTGGCCGCCCTCAGCCAGACCATCGTGGGCACCGCCATGCCGCGCATCATTGAAGACTTGCAGGGCTTTAGCCTGTACGCCTGGGTCACCACCGCCTACCTGCTTGCCAGCACGGTGATGGTGCCCATCTACGGCAAGCTGTCGGACCTGTACGGACGCAAACCCATCCTGATTTTCGGAATCGTCGTCTTTCTGCTGGGCAGTGCACTGAGCGGTCTGGCGGGAGAACCCTGGCTGGGGCATTTCCTGGGCGGCGGCATGAACCAACTGATTGCCGCCCGCGCCGTGGCGGGCTTTGGCGGCGCGGCCCTCTTCACCATCACCTTCACCATCCTGGCAGATATGTTCGACCCCGCCGAGCGGGCCAAGTTCGGCGGGTTGTTCGGGGCCATTTTCGGCTTGAGTGCAGTGGTCGGCCCCGTGGTGGGCGGTTTCCTGACCGACGCGCTGTCGTGGCGCTGGACCTTTTTTGTCAACCTGCCGCTGGGCCTGTTCGCGCTGTTCCTGATTGCCTCGCGGATGCCGCGCATCGGGCACCGCACGGGCGGCAAGATTGACTTTCTGGGAGCGCTGTTCATCCTGGGGGCCACCATTCCGCTGCTGCTGGCGCTGACCTGGGGCGGCGTGACCTATCCCTGGGACAGTCCCACTATCCTGGGGCTGCTGGGCGGCGCACTGGTCAGCCTGCTGGCGTTCCTGTTTGCCGAAAGCCGCGCTTCCGACCCGATTATTCCACTGGGCCTGTTCCGGGTGCCCATGTTCAGCATCGGCAACCTCGCCGCGTTCGTGGTGGGCATGGCGTTCTTCGGCGTGGTGATGTTCCTACCACTGTACATGCAGATGGTGCTGGGCGTGTCGCCCACCGCCAGCGGGATGAGCATGCTGCCGCTGATGGCGGGGCTGATGGGCAGCAGCATTCTGGCGGGCAACATCGTGGCGAAAAACGGCGCGTACAAGCCCTGGATGATAGGCGGCGGCCTGCTGCTGATGCTGGGCCTGTGGACGCTGACGGGCTTGCAGGCCGACACCACCCTGCCCGAGCTGTACTGGCGGATGTTCCTGGTGGGCCTGGGCCTCGGCCCCGCGCAGAGCCTCTTTACGCTCGCCATTCAGAACGCCGTCTCGGTGCGCGAGTTGGGCGTGGCGACCTCGTCCAGCCAGTTTTTCCGCCAGATTGGCTCCACCATCGGCGCGGCGCTGTTCGGGACCCTGCTGATGAACAACCTGCACACCGAACTGCCCAAGCACCTGCCCGCCATTCCTGGCGCAGAAGTGAACGCTGCCAACATGGACCTGGGCGCCCTGCGGGCCGCAGGCAGCGGGCAGGGTGGCCCTGGCGAGAAAATCAAGGCTGCCTTTGCCGAGCAGTACACCCTGATTGAGAAAGCGTTAGACGGCGACCAGGCCGCCGCACAGGCCGTGGCCGCCAATCCGCAGATGCCGAATGAGCTGAAGACGCTGGTGGGCGGCGGGCTACGCGCTCAGGTGCATGACAAGCTCAGCACGCAAGCCGCCGCCATCAAGGCCGCGCTCAGCCAGGGCGAGGCAGGCCGTCAAGCGCTGCTGAACAACGCCGAAACTCCGCAGGCCCTCAAAACCCAGCTGCAAGCGCTGCCCGCGCAGGCCCTCGCCACCCCGCAGGGGGCCTCCGCCGTGGCCGCACAGGTCAGCCAGGGCGTGCTGGCGCAGGAAGACGCTGCCTACGAGCAGGCCAAGACGCAGGCGCTGGCGAGCATCAAGACCAAGCTGGACGAGCAGGGCACCCGGTTGGCGGATGAGGTGAATACTGGCCTGAAAGAAGGCTTTACCGCCGCCATGACCCGCATGTTTGGCAGTGCCATCTGGATTGCGGCGCTGGCCTTCCTCATCACGCTGTTTGTGCCGGTGCTGCCGCTGGTGAGCCGCCGCACGTCACAGGGAAACGCCGCGGCCGAAGAGGTCGAGGCCGTGAAGAGCTGA
- the hutH gene encoding histidine ammonia-lyase, producing MILDNNLTLDGFISVVRGSEKVELSDSARARIKQARAVIERIVDGEQAVYGVNTGFGKFENVQVDRDQLAQLQHNLIVSHAIGLGDPMPTEVVRGMLLLRAQSLALGHSGVRVEVVELLLALLNHRIHPIVPAQGSVGASGDLAPLAHLTLALIGLGEVEYGGQVRPSAEVLAEVGLTPVALQAKEGLALINGTQFMGSLLALAVADARTLLDTANLAAAMTVEAKYGSHRPFQPDVVGLRPHPGAMAVAGELREYLRESQIAPSHLVGDGRVQDAYSLRAVPQVHGASWDTLAYAERVLATEFASVTDNPLIFPETGEVVSGGNFHGQPLAVTIDALKVAVAELGSISERRTEQLLNPSLSGLPAFLTPQGGLNSGFMIAQYTSAALVSENKVLCHPASVDSIPTSANQEDHVSMGAHGARQLRDIVNNVAGVLAIELACAAQGLDFQWERQELTPGVGVDRAWKHIRTLMPTLEGDRYFRPEVLRLRDAVLSGELVAAARGE from the coding sequence ATGATTCTGGACAATAACCTCACCCTGGACGGCTTTATCAGCGTGGTGCGCGGCTCCGAAAAGGTAGAGCTATCGGACAGCGCACGGGCACGCATAAAGCAGGCGCGGGCCGTCATCGAGCGCATCGTGGACGGCGAACAGGCCGTGTATGGCGTGAACACTGGCTTCGGCAAGTTCGAGAATGTGCAGGTTGACCGTGACCAGCTCGCGCAGCTTCAGCACAACCTCATCGTCTCGCACGCGATTGGCCTGGGCGACCCCATGCCCACCGAAGTGGTGCGCGGCATGTTGCTGCTGCGGGCGCAGTCGCTGGCCCTGGGGCATTCGGGCGTGCGGGTGGAAGTGGTGGAACTGCTGCTGGCGCTGCTGAACCACCGCATTCATCCCATCGTGCCCGCGCAGGGCAGCGTAGGTGCGTCGGGCGACCTCGCGCCGCTGGCCCACCTGACGCTGGCGCTGATCGGCCTGGGCGAGGTGGAGTACGGCGGCCAGGTGCGCCCAAGCGCCGAGGTGCTGGCCGAAGTGGGCCTGACGCCCGTCGCCTTGCAGGCCAAAGAAGGCCTCGCGCTGATCAATGGCACGCAGTTCATGGGCAGCTTGCTGGCCCTGGCGGTGGCCGACGCCCGCACCCTGCTGGACACCGCCAACCTGGCCGCCGCCATGACGGTGGAGGCCAAATACGGCTCGCACCGCCCCTTTCAGCCGGATGTGGTGGGCCTGCGCCCACACCCTGGAGCGATGGCCGTTGCCGGCGAACTCCGCGAATACCTGCGCGAGTCGCAGATTGCCCCCAGCCACCTCGTTGGGGACGGCCGGGTGCAGGACGCCTACAGCCTGCGGGCCGTGCCGCAGGTCCACGGGGCGAGCTGGGACACCCTGGCCTACGCCGAGCGCGTCCTGGCTACGGAATTCGCCTCGGTGACCGACAACCCCCTCATCTTCCCGGAGACGGGCGAGGTGGTGTCGGGCGGCAACTTCCACGGGCAGCCGCTGGCGGTGACCATCGACGCCCTCAAAGTCGCCGTGGCCGAACTGGGCAGCATCTCCGAGCGCCGTACCGAGCAACTGCTCAACCCCTCGCTCTCGGGCTTGCCCGCGTTCCTCACGCCGCAGGGAGGCCTTAACAGCGGCTTCATGATTGCCCAGTACACCTCGGCGGCCCTGGTCAGCGAGAACAAAGTGCTGTGTCACCCGGCCAGCGTGGACTCGATTCCCACCAGCGCCAATCAGGAGGACCACGTCAGCATGGGCGCGCACGGGGCGCGGCAACTGCGTGACATCGTGAACAACGTGGCGGGCGTGCTGGCGATTGAGCTGGCCTGCGCCGCACAGGGCCTGGACTTCCAGTGGGAACGTCAGGAGCTGACCCCTGGCGTGGGCGTAGACCGTGCCTGGAAGCACATCCGCACGCTGATGCCCACGCTGGAAGGGGACCGCTACTTCCGCCCCGAAGTGCTGCGCCTGCGTGACGCGGTCCTGAGCGGCGAACTGGTGGCGGCGGCCAGAGGCGAGTAG
- the hutI gene encoding imidazolonepropionase, translated as MSETLFTGITQLATPKPGPKRGGDMGQLDITEHAALLVRDGLVAWVGPAAEAPATANEVNLGGRAVVPGLVDPHTHAIWAGHRLADWEAKLQGATYEDILAAGGGIRSTMRATAAATPEELEQLTRPRLKRLTASGATTVEVKSGYGLDFEAELRMLQVALKLQGEYELQPTLLIHVPPEEDRARYVQGVCGELIPEVARQGLATAVDVFTEKEAFSVEETRAIFTAAAANGLRFKLHADQFHAIGGTELACEMGALSVDHLEASGERQIAALAASDTVATVLPGVTLHLGLPAAPARALVDAGAIVAVGTDLNPGSSPLFSVQLALALAVRLNRLTPAEALTACTVNAAHALGLSDRGSLSVGQRADFCVLAGTDWREVAYALGGQPVQEVYCAHPVQPTPGPSSPTAGT; from the coding sequence ATGAGCGAAACTCTGTTTACCGGTATCACCCAGCTGGCGACCCCCAAGCCCGGCCCCAAGCGCGGCGGGGACATGGGCCAGCTGGACATCACCGAGCATGCCGCGCTGCTGGTCCGGGACGGCCTGGTGGCGTGGGTCGGCCCCGCCGCCGAAGCCCCAGCCACGGCGAACGAGGTGAACCTGGGCGGGCGCGCCGTGGTGCCGGGCCTGGTGGACCCCCACACCCACGCCATCTGGGCCGGTCACCGGCTGGCCGACTGGGAAGCCAAGCTGCAGGGCGCCACCTACGAGGACATCCTGGCGGCTGGCGGCGGCATCCGCTCCACCATGCGGGCCACGGCAGCGGCCACGCCGGAAGAGTTGGAACAGCTGACCCGGCCCCGTCTGAAGCGCCTGACCGCCTCGGGGGCGACCACGGTGGAGGTCAAGAGCGGCTACGGGCTGGACTTTGAAGCCGAGCTGCGGATGCTGCAAGTGGCCCTGAAATTGCAGGGCGAATACGAACTACAACCCACGTTGCTGATTCATGTGCCGCCCGAGGAAGACCGCGCCCGCTACGTGCAGGGCGTGTGCGGGGAACTGATTCCGGAAGTTGCCCGCCAGGGGCTCGCCACGGCGGTGGACGTGTTCACCGAAAAAGAAGCCTTCAGCGTAGAGGAAACCCGCGCCATCTTCACGGCGGCGGCGGCCAACGGCCTGCGCTTCAAGCTGCACGCCGACCAGTTCCACGCGATTGGCGGGACCGAGCTGGCCTGCGAGATGGGCGCGCTGAGCGTGGACCATCTGGAAGCCAGCGGCGAGCGGCAGATTGCCGCACTGGCCGCCTCGGACACGGTGGCCACCGTCCTGCCCGGCGTGACGCTGCACCTGGGCCTGCCCGCTGCCCCGGCCCGCGCCCTGGTGGACGCTGGCGCGATTGTCGCCGTGGGCACCGACCTGAACCCCGGCTCCTCGCCGCTGTTCAGCGTGCAGCTGGCCCTGGCGCTGGCTGTGCGCCTCAACCGTCTGACCCCCGCAGAAGCGCTGACCGCCTGCACCGTGAACGCTGCCCACGCCCTGGGCCTGAGCGACCGGGGCAGCCTCAGCGTCGGACAGCGGGCCGACTTCTGCGTGCTGGCCGGCACCGACTGGCGCGAGGTGGCCTACGCGCTGGGCGGCCAGCCGGTGCAGGAGGTGTACTGCGCCCATCCGGTCCAGCCCACCCCCGGCCCTTCATCGCCCACTGCGGGCACCTGA
- a CDS encoding arginase family protein — MTQPTHLTYSGIPTFARAPLVDPQGDWQADVGVLGVPFDIALGFRPGARFAPRALREASLRSVPPFTGLDGVTRLAGVMFADASDVILPSLEPELAHQRTTAAARAVRQRCRVPVFLGGDHSVSYPLLRAFDDVPDLHVVQLDAHLDFTDVRNDTRWSNSSPFRRACEAMPNLKHITTVGLRGLRFDPEAVAAARARGHALIPMEDVTRDLAGVLAQLPQGKNVYFSVDVDGFDPAVIPGTSSPEPDGLTYAQGMAVLAAAARQNTVVGLDVVELAPNLDPSDRSTLLMARLIMETLCEVFSAPQEENQA; from the coding sequence ATGACCCAACCCACCCACCTCACCTACTCCGGCATTCCCACCTTTGCCCGCGCCCCGCTGGTAGACCCGCAGGGCGACTGGCAGGCGGACGTGGGCGTGCTCGGCGTCCCCTTCGACATCGCGCTCGGCTTTCGTCCCGGCGCTCGCTTTGCGCCGCGTGCCTTGCGGGAAGCGTCCCTGCGGAGCGTGCCGCCCTTTACCGGGCTGGACGGCGTGACCCGCCTTGCTGGCGTCATGTTTGCCGATGCCAGCGACGTGATTCTGCCCAGTCTGGAACCCGAACTCGCCCACCAGCGCACCACGGCGGCGGCGCGGGCCGTGCGCCAACGCTGCCGCGTGCCGGTGTTTCTGGGCGGCGACCACTCGGTGAGCTATCCGCTGCTGCGCGCCTTTGACGACGTGCCCGACCTGCATGTCGTGCAGCTGGACGCACACCTCGACTTTACCGACGTCCGCAACGACACGCGGTGGAGCAATTCCAGCCCCTTTCGCCGCGCCTGCGAAGCGATGCCCAACCTGAAGCACATCACCACGGTGGGCCTGCGCGGGCTGCGCTTCGACCCTGAAGCGGTGGCGGCGGCGCGGGCGCGGGGCCACGCGCTGATTCCGATGGAGGACGTGACCCGTGACCTCGCAGGCGTGCTGGCGCAGTTGCCGCAGGGGAAAAACGTCTATTTCTCGGTGGACGTGGACGGCTTCGATCCGGCCGTGATTCCGGGCACGAGCAGCCCCGAACCGGACGGCCTGACCTACGCGCAGGGCATGGCGGTGCTGGCGGCGGCGGCGCGGCAGAACACGGTGGTCGGGCTGGACGTGGTGGAGCTGGCCCCCAACCTTGACCCGTCGGACCGCAGCACCCTGCTGATGGCGCGGCTGATTATGGAAACGCTGTGCGAGGTTTTCTCAGCGCCGCAGGAGGAGAATCAGGCATGA
- a CDS encoding DUF664 domain-containing protein, whose protein sequence is MKTLPLTYRDYFTPQDLEGFSPQISRLVYGLEYVRANTLFAVQGLTTAQLDTQVLPGGNTTGMLLAHFAGTESGYQQLTFQGNENGFKRPENLLGAAGLRERDDDWLAHTFRPWDWTFDVSPQWCWFHVIEDELRHQGQIAILRKELERREQA, encoded by the coding sequence GTGAAAACCCTCCCCCTGACCTACCGTGACTATTTCACGCCGCAGGATTTGGAGGGATTTTCCCCCCAAATCTCACGGTTGGTCTATGGGCTGGAATACGTGCGGGCCAATACCCTGTTTGCGGTTCAGGGCCTGACCACTGCTCAGCTGGACACCCAGGTCCTGCCAGGGGGCAATACCACCGGCATGCTGCTGGCCCACTTCGCCGGTACCGAAAGCGGCTACCAGCAGCTGACCTTCCAGGGAAATGAGAACGGGTTTAAGCGCCCCGAAAATCTGCTGGGCGCAGCCGGCCTGCGGGAACGGGATGACGACTGGCTGGCCCACACTTTTCGGCCCTGGGACTGGACGTTCGATGTCAGCCCCCAGTGGTGCTGGTTCCATGTCATAGAAGACGAACTGCGGCACCAGGGGCAAATCGCCATTCTCCGCAAAGAACTGGAGAGAAGAGAACAAGCATGA